In the genome of Cryptomeria japonica chromosome 8, Sugi_1.0, whole genome shotgun sequence, one region contains:
- the LOC131033220 gene encoding uncharacterized protein LOC131033220, translating into MEISPQWAIYMRAWIGRRRPSDSSMEQMRASMVPFGRSLIGDGIISFIGPSMRHFLNPAFRFIPSFKADVEVLNVLYAIMEKMGPAGTSQIDLFRELQMFSDAQGETFSRPVAKDGRTTMMPDHWWNFFGPETPNIQKLAIRILSQPCSASGCECNWSMFEHIHSKRRNRLSVEKMNDLVFVHYNLHLRMRKNAIVDMSPIILDEVDLEAEWANENQTAHGTPTAVFSGDDIDWIDQVDIEAEAVAMAEEEQRA; encoded by the exons atggaaataagcccgcaatgggctatatatatgagggcatggatagggcgaaggaggccatcagattcgtctatggagcagatgagagcaagtatggtcccatttgggagatcattgataggagatggcatcatcagcttcataggcccatccatgcggcatTTTTTGAatccggcattccgttttatcccttctttcaaggctgatgtggaggtccttaatgtgctatatgcaatcatggagaagatgggacctgctggtacttctcagatagacctttttcgagagctacagatgttctcagatgcacaaggggagaccttctctcgtcccgtcgccaaagacggtaggacaactatgatgccag atcattggtggaacttttttggcccagagacaccaaatattcagaagttggccattcgcatcttgagccaaccatgcagcgcatcaggttgtgagtgcaattggagtatgtttgagcacatacactccaagaggcgcaatagattatctgtggagaagatgaatgatctggtctttgttcactacaacctccacctgagaatgagaaagaatgcaatagttgacatgtctcctatcattctagatgaggttgatcttgaagcagagtgggccaatgagaatcagacagctcatgggactcctacagctgtatttagtggtgatgacattgattggatcgaccaggtagatatagaggctgaggctgtagccatggcagaggaggagcagagagcatga